The Montipora capricornis isolate CH-2021 chromosome 1, ASM3666992v2, whole genome shotgun sequence genome contains a region encoding:
- the LOC138037591 gene encoding uncharacterized protein — MDKQLADLDGKIRTLNFRVKKTEEILQKDDRVALERHKTSLESMATAVITLKESIEEKKFTEGENEEKIQEWAADVEAAVDEADTCMRQLADKIEQIDRHVRHEAALFEHKRAIALEKEKIQQQQEAVEQAHAEELAFEKKKLELQQAQKSTETTGATSEVAKMPKLVITKFDGTPQDWMRFWGQFETQIDKSSIPDVTKFSYLKELLVTKVRNLIDGLPFTGDGYQRAKHLLARRYGKTSEVVGTYVRNILELPAIRERDVKKIHEFYEVLLFNIESLQTLQSLSKLDAAVRFTFDKLGIIKIELAMMDGNWSEWSFVQFLEALEKWTINNPISEAQRPKVEAIPNNKREKTRAFYAKRDDGNQTTARGCLFCERSDHKAIDCDKVVSVEQRKKIFLDKRLCFNCTGSRHRAEDCRSKSTCQDCHARHHTSLCDRVQAREPGMTANNIGNTAVIHPVVVVKIGGYKFRALLDSGASHSYASSTAIDLINARPKSTGLRQIAMLTGITTRTMQVFGVVIDSVQDEFKLEVDITKVNKRELLVLENPRYKEILEVNSHFNGVRMDDDDTKDRLPVHIMLGANDFAKIRTEERLRVGCGGDPVAEFTHFGWTMMSPGADRELANAYLAINSNADYERLCALDVLGLADSSTGDQGDVYEEFKEQLVRSSEGWYETGLPWKGNCPPLPNNRDGSLRRLNTLVRKLRRTDMLDDYDAVIREQLREGVVEPAPAEVTGREFYLPHRAVVRRSAETTKLRVVYDASARAQEKAPSLNECLHAGPPLHNKLWSVIVRNRFHPVAVAGDLRRAFLQVRIRETERDSLRFHWIADKTGKQVETLRFTRVVFGLAPSPFLLNGVIQQHLENMQSRYPDSVNEIRRSLYVDDLISGGPTSEKAKRLKRKATEIFANAKFELHKWHSNEKQLETSCEDYEPSFAKEQLENGTAAGECKLLGLGGDKVEDTLHVSFPELPAEETKRGILANLAKVYDPLGIVSPVMLEGKVLYRESCIQRNAWDAPLPEQIANQWRKWEKGLPEEVSAKRSIPLYQQEIDKIELHAFGDASGRGVCASVYAVVTQASGVSQGLVTAKSRLAKQGLTIPRLELVSGHMAVNLASNVRQALEGLPLATTLHCWLDSSVALHWIGDRGEYRQFVSNRVKKIQTHPNVLWHHVPSADNPADLGSRGGSVTGAQLWWNGPTWLTDPANWPPEVVTKPSPESLAERKVQQELFAVGVEGKSDLEVVLEKFDLRKALRIGAWVARFLRNSRNSTNKAKGPLSTAEVKRHETFLVKRAQQQGFNNVSFEQDQEQLQPNEEGVLECRGRIQGEYPVYLPDTALLATKIVQRAHVTTLHGGVGLTMASVRERYWIPRLRKLTKRVVRNCSGCKRFQAVAFANPPPAPLPRERTEGDTPFNVIGVDFAGPVKYRNKRKEMRKAYVVLYSCSLTRGVFLELLPNLETGEFIKSLKHFIARRGRPSRVYSDNGQTFVAAAKWLKKVQKDEEFHSFLSNQSIIWQFNLSRAPWWGGQFERLIGLMKSAFYKTVGQGILNWEELSEIILDIEVAMNNRPLCYQEEDVQLPTLTPNTMLFLKSNILPELQPYHLEERDLRKRAKFLQKTKDAMWNRWTAEYLRALRERHRLKLGDKRCSLDVGDVVIIKSSERNRNSWPLGIVESLIEGRDGVVRGARLRAGRSHIERPIQHLYPLELSCDRDGVRGTTTTLDPGAPAFRPRRDAAVAAELRVQDLT; from the coding sequence ATGGATAAACAACTAGCAGACTTGGACGGCAAGATCAGAACGTTAAACTTTAGAGTGAAGAAGACGGAGGAAATCCTGCAAAAAGATGATCGTGTGGCTTTGGAGAGGCACAAAACTTCGCTCGAGAGCATGGCGACCGCAGTGATCACCCTAAAGGAATCGATAGAAGAGAAAAAGTTTACAGAAGGTGAGAACGAGGAAAAAATACAAGAATGGGCAGCAGATGTCGAAGCAGCAGTTGACGAAGCGGATACATGTATGCGTCAGTTGGCTGACAAAATAGAGCAAATCGATCGCCATGTGAGGCATGAAGCCGCTCTTTTCGAGCACAAGCGAGCCATCGCATTGGAGAAAGAAAAGATACAGCAACAACAAGAAGCTGTAGAACAAGCTCACGCCGAAGAATTAGCGTTTGAGAAGAAAAAGCTCGAGTTACAACAAGCTCAAAAGTCAACTGAAACCACAGGAGCGACTAGCGAAGTTGCGAAAATGCCGAAGCTTGTGATAACTAAATTCGATGGAACGCCTCAAGACTGGATGCGTTTCTGGGGTCAGTTCGAGACCCAAATCGACAAGTCATCTATCCCTGACGTTACGAAATTTTCGTATCTGAAAGAGTTATTGGTCACAAAGGTCCGAAATCTGATCGATGGACTTCCGTTCACAGGAGATGGTTATCAAAGGGCCAAACATCTTCTTGCGAGACGATATGGGAAAACCAGTGAAGTTGTGGGAACGTATGTTCGGAACATATTGGAGTTGCCTGCAATCAGAGAGAGGGATGTGAAGAAAATTCATGAATTCTATGAGGTGTTGTTATTTAACATCGAATCATTACAAACATTGCAAAGCCTAAGCAAACTTGACGCCGCTGTGAGGTTTACATTTGACAAGCTGGGAATCATTAAGATCGAGCTTGCGATGATGGACGGAAATTGGAGCGAGTGGTCCTTTGTACAATTCCTAGAAGCGTTGGAGAAGTGGACGATCAATAATCCAATCTCAGAAGCTCAAAGGCCCAAGGTCGAGGCGATTCctaacaacaagagagaaaaaacaagaGCATTTTATGCAAAACGTGATGATGGGAACCAGACGACCGCCCGTGGATGTTTATTTTGTGAACGCTCCGATCACAAAGCTATTGACTGTGACAAAGTCGTGAGTGTcgaacaaagaaagaagattTTCCTGGATAAAAGACTGTGTTTTAACTGCACGGGATCTAGACACCGAGCCGAAGATTGTAGGAGCAAATCCACGTGTCAAGATTGTCACGCAAGGCATCACACGTCACTATGCGACAGAGTTCAAGCACGCGAGCCGGGGATGACAGCAAATAACATCGGAAACACAGCAGTGATTCACCCAGTCGTAGTTGTAAAAATTGGCGGCTACAAATTCAGAGCCTTATTAGACAGTGGCGCGAGCCATTCATACGCTTCATCGACCGCGATTGATTTAATCAATGCACGGCCAAAGTCTACTGGACTAAGGCAGATAGCCATGCTCACCGGAATCACTACGAGAACGATGCAGGTGTTTGGTGTGGTCATTGATTCTGTACAAGATGAGTTCAAGCTGGAAGTTGATATTACGAAAGTCAACAAGCGAGAGTTATTGGTTTTGGAGAACCCACGTTACAAGGAAATACTTGAGGTGAATTCTCATTTCAACGGGGTGCGAATGGATGATGACGACACTAAAGACAGGCTACCCGTACACATCATGCTGGGCGCGAATGATTTTGCGAAGATTCGCACTGAAGAGCGTTTGAGAGTGGGTTGCGGTGGAGATCCAGTTGCCGAGTTCACCCATTTTGGCTGGACAATGATGTCGCCTGGAGCTGACAGGGAGTTGGCAAATGCTTATCTAGCCATTAATTCGAACGCAGATTACGAGAGGTTGTGCGCACTTGATGTCCTTGGTCTGGCAGACTCTTCAACCGGAGATCAAGGTGACGTTTACGAAGAATTCAAAGAACAGTTAGTTCGATCTTCAGAAGGATGGTACGAAACTGGACTTCCTTGGAAGGGAAACTGTCCTCCGTTACCAAACAACCGAGATGGAAGTTTACGCAGATTGAACACTCTTGTACGGAAGCTGAGAAGAACCGACATGCTCGACGACTATGACGCTGTGATCAGAGAGCAACTTCGAGAAGGCGTAGTAGAGCCAGCACCTGCTGAGGTAACTGGAAGAGAGTTTTATCTACCCCATCGTGCTGTCGTGCGTCGGAGTGCTGAGACGACGAAGCTGCGAGTCGTGTACGACGCGTCAGCCCGTGCGCAAGAGAAAGCACCATCGCTGAACGAATGCCTACATGCTGGACCTCCGCTACATAATAAGCTGTGGAGTGTCATTGTTCGTAACCGTTTTCATCCTGTGGCCGTCGCTGGTGACCTTCGCCGTGCATTCCTACAAGTGCGGATACGAGAAACCGAGAGAGATTCCTTGAGATTCCACTGGATCGCTGACAAGACAGGAAAACAGGTTGAAACTCTGCGTTTTACCAGAGTGGTGTTTGGCCTCGCCCCTTCACCGTTCCTTCTCAATGGGGTGATTCAACAGCACTTGGAGAACATGCAGTCCAGATATCCTGATAGTGTGAATGAGATACGCAGAAGTCTGTACGTGGATGACCTGATTTCGGGAGGACCTACTTCAGAGAAAGCAAAACGTTTAAAGCGTAAAGCTACCGAGATTTTCGCCAATGCTAAATTCGAACTGCACAAGTGGCATTCAAACGAAAAGCAACTAGAGACATCCTGTGAAGATTACGAACCATCATTCGCCAAGGAGCAGTTAGAGAATGGAACAGCAGCTGGAGAGTGTAAACTACTTGGACTTGGTGGGGACAAGGTTGAAGATACCCTGCATGTGAGCTTTCCTGAACTGCCAGCCGAAGAGACAAAGCGTGGTATCCTGGCTAATTTGGCGAAAGTCTACGACCCGCTTGGAATTGTGTCACCAGTCATGCTCGAGGGAAAAGTTCTCTACCGAGAATCATGTATCCAAAGGAACGCTTGGGACGCTCCGTTGCCAGAGCAGATAGCAAACCAGTGGAGAAAGTGGGAAAAGGGCCTACCGGAAGAAGTGTCGGCGAAACGCAGTATTCCTCTCTACCAGCAAGAGATCGATAAGATTGAACTCCACGCATTTGGTGACGCCAGTGGCCGCGGAGTGTGTGCCTCAGTCTACGCCGTTGTGACGCAAGCATCAGGGGTGTCGCAAGGTTTGGTTACTGCGAAGTCTCGTCTTGCCAAACAAGGTCTAACCATTCCTCGCCTAGAACTTGTGTCAGGACACATGGCAGTGAATTTGGCCAGCAATGTACGCCAAGCATTGGAAGGACTTCCTCTTGCGACTACTCTTCATTGCTGGCTAGACAGCTCAGTAGCCTTACATTGGATTGGAGATCGGGGAGAATACCGTCAGTTCGTCTCGAATCGCGTAAAGAAGATTCAGACTCACCCAAACGTGCTATGGCATCATGTTCCATCAGCAGACAATCCAGCCGACCTAGGAAGTCGCGGTGGTAGTGTAACTGGAGCGCAGCTGTGGTGGAATGGACCCACCTGGCTTACAGATCCAGCCAATTGGCCACCTGAAGTCGTAACAAAACCTTCCCCAGAGAGTTTAGCAGAAAGAAAGGTGCAACAAGAGTTATTCGCAGTGGGAGTAGAAGGCAAGAGTGACCTCGAAGTTGTCCTTGAGAAGTTTGACTTGCGCAAAGCATTGAGAATTGGTGCTTGGGTAGCGAGATTCTTGCGCAATTCTCGGAACTCCACCAATAAAGCCAAGGGACCACTGAGCACAGCCGAGGTAAAGAGGCATGAGACGTTCTTGGTCAAGAGGGCCCAGCAGCAAGGATTCAACAACGTCAGTTTCGAGCAAGACCAAGAGCAGCTGCAACCTAATGAAGAGGGTGTGCTCGAATGCCGAGGACGTATCCAAGGCGAGTATCCTGTGTACCTGCCGGACACGGCTCTACTTGCGACGAAGATTGTGCAACGTGCCCATGTAACTACACTCCATGGGGGAGTTGGCCTAACAATGGCCAGCGTAAGAGAGAGATACTGGATACCCCGCCTTAGAAAATTAACGAAGAGAGTCGTAAGAAACTGCAGTGGCTGCAAACGGTTTCAAGCCGTAGCTTTCGCAAATCCGCCACCAGCACCTCTGCCAAGAGAAAGAACCGAAGGCGACACGCCCTTCAACGTGATTGGTGTGGATTTTGCCGGACCGGTGAAGTACCGTAACAAGCGCAAGGAGATGCGTAAAGCGTATGTGGTATTGTACTCCTGTAGTCTCACCCGCGGAGTGTTTTTAGAGTTACTACCGAATTTGGAGACCGGGGAGTTCATTAAGAGCCTAAAGCACTTCATCGCCAGAAGAGGACGGCCATCAAGGGTCTACTCAGACAACGGTCAGACGTTTGTCGCTGCCGCCAAGTGGTTAAAGAAGGTACAGAAGGATGAAGAGTTTCATTCGTTTCTTAGCAATCAGTCCATCATTTGGCAGTTTAACCTCAGCCGTGCGCCCTGGTGGGGAGGGCAATTTGAGCGTCTGATCGGGTTGATGAAATCAGCATTTTACAAGACAGTTGGCCAAGGGATACTAAACTGGGAGGAGTTAAGCGAAATTATCCTGGATATTGAAGTCGCCATGAACAACCGTCCCTTGTGTTACCAGGAGGAGGATGTCCAGCTCCCCACACTGACGCCAAACACGATGCTATTTCTCAAATCCAACATCTTGCCCGAGTTACAGCCTTACCATCTGGAAGAAAGAGATTTGAGGAAGCGCGCCAAGTTCCTACAGAAAACTAAGGATGCAATGTGGAATCGATGGACAGCTGAGTACTTGCGTGCGTTACGCGAACGTCACCGCCTTAAACTTGGAGACAAGCGGTGTTCTCTTGACGTTGGAGACGTAGTTATTATCAAGTCGTCCGAGCGGAACAGAAATAGCTGGCCCCTTGGAATTGTTGAAAGTCTGATTGAAGGAAGGGATGGAGTAGTTCGTGGTGCGAGATTGCGAGCCGGCCGATCCCACATCGAACGCCCTATTCAGCACCTGTATCCCCTGGAACTGTCGTGCGACAGGGATGGTGTCAGAGGAACTACAACAACACTTGACCCTGGAGCACCAGCGTTTAGACCCAGACGAGATGCAGCAGTCGCCGCCGAGCTTCGAGTGCAAGATTTAACCTAG